A single window of Nicotiana sylvestris chromosome 3, ASM39365v2, whole genome shotgun sequence DNA harbors:
- the LOC138886929 gene encoding uncharacterized protein has product MGYRTAIGLAYSKLEEEEEEEEEEEEEEEEEEEEEEEEEEEEEEEEEEEEEEEEEEEEEEEEEEEEEEEEEEEEEEEEDF; this is encoded by the exons ATGGGGTATAGGACTGCTATAG GTCTTGCCTACTCCaaattagaagaagaagaagaagaagaagaagaagaagaagaagaagaagaagaagaagaagaagaagaagaagaagaagaagaagaagaagaagaagaagaagaagaagaagaagaagaagaagaagaagaagaagaagaagaagaagaagaagaagaagaagaagaagaagaagaagaagaagaagaagaagaagaagatttttaA